One segment of Syngnathus scovelli strain Florida chromosome 6, RoL_Ssco_1.2, whole genome shotgun sequence DNA contains the following:
- the tle3a gene encoding transducin-like enhancer protein 3-A isoform X5: protein MYPQGRHPAPHQPGQPGFKFTVAESCDRIKDEFQFLQAQYHSLKVEYDKLANEKTEMQRHYVMYYEMSYGLNIEMHKQTEIAKRLNAILAQIMPFLSQEHQQQVAQAVERAKQVTMTELNAIIGQQLQAQHLSHAAHGPPVQLPPHPSGLQAPGIPPVTGSGSGLLALGALGGQAHLPVKDEKNHHDLEHRESTVSVKNNSISPSESLRTASEKHRSSSDYSLDSKKRKVEEKDSMSRYDSDGEKSDDLVVDVSNEDPATPRASPAHSPPENGIDKPRPPKKDTPNSPASVASSGSTPSSKAKELSHNDKSSTPGLKSNTPTPRNEAPTPGTSSTPGLRPILGKPPGMEALAAPALRTPLSIAGSYPTPFAMMGHHEMNGGLTSPGVYAGLHISPQMSAAAAAAYGRSPMGFDPHTHMRAPGLQSSLTSISGGKPAYSFHVSADGQMQPVPFPPDALIGPGIPRHARQINTLSHGEVVCAVTISNPTRHVYTGGKGCVKIWDISQPGSKSPVSQLDCLNRDNYIRSCKLLPDGRTLIVGGEASTLTIWDLASQTPRIKAELTSSAPACYALAISPDAKVCFSCCSDGNIAVWDLHNQTLVRQFQGHTDGASCIDISHDGTKLWTGGLDNTVRSWDLREGRQLQQHDFTSQIFSLGYCPTGEWLAVGMESSNVEVLHHSKPDKYQLHLHESCVLSLKFAYCGKWFVSTGKDNLLNAWRTPYGASIFQSKESSSVLSCDISTDDKYIVTGSGDKKATVYEVIY, encoded by the exons ATGTATCCGCAAGGCCGACATCCG GCTCCTCATCAGCCCGGCCAGCCCGGCTTCAAATTCACCGTAGCGGAGTCGTGTGACCGAATTAAAGATGAATTCCAGTTCCTCCAAGCCCAGTATCACAG TCTTAAGGTGGAGTACGACAAACTGGCCAATGAGAAGACGGAGATGCAGCGCCACTATGTCATG TACTACGAGATGTCTTACGGACTCAACATTGAGATGCACAAACAG ACGGAGATTGCCAAGCGGCTCAACGCCATTTTAGCGCAAATTATGCCTTTCCTGTCACAAGAG CACCAACAGCAGGTTGCTCAGGCAGTGGAGCGGGCAAAGCAGGTCACTATGACTGAGCTGAATGCCATCATCGGG cagcagctccaggCGCAGCACCTCTCTCACGCCGCCCACGGGCCCCCCGTCCAGCTGCCCCCGCATCCCTCCGGCCTGCAAGCTCCCGGCATCCCGCCCGTTACGGGCTCGGGGTCGGGCCTGCTTGCGCTGGGAGCCCTGGGCGGCCAAGCCCACCTTCCGGTGAAGGATGAGAAGAACCACCACGATCTGGAACACAGAG AGAGCACGGTGAGTGTGAAA AATAACTCCATATCGCCATCCGAAAGCTTACGCACGGCCAGCGAGAAGCACCGCAGCTCCTCCGACTACAGTTTGGACTCCAAGAAGCGCAAAGTGGAGGAGAAGGATAGCATGAGCAGATAT GACAGCGATGGAGAAAAAAGTGACGACTTGGTGGTAGATGTTTCGAATGAG GATCCCGCCACGCCTCGGGCCAGCCCGGCGCACTCGCCGCCCGAGAATGGTATCgataagccccgcccccccaaGAAGGACACGCCCAACAGCCCCGCATCAGTGGCGTCCTCTGGAAGCACGCCATCGTCCAAGGCCAAGGAGCTCAGTCAT AATGACAAATCCTCCACGCCTGGCCTCAAGTCCAACACCCCCACCCCGCGCAATGAAGCCCCCACCCCTGGCACCAGCTCCACTCCTGGGCTCAGACCCATCCTGGGCAAACCACCAGGCATGGAGGCTCTCG CCGCCCCGGCCTTGCGGACGCCCCTGTCCATCGCGGGCTCCTACCCGACACCCTTTGCCATGATGGGTCATCACGAAATGAACGGAGGTCTGACCAGTCCCGGCGTCTATGCCGGTCTGCACATTTCCCCTCAGATGAGCGCCGCGGCCGCTGCGGCTTACGGACGCTCCCCCATG GGCTTTGATCCTCACACCCACATGCGAGCCCCAGGACTTCAATCGAGCCTCACGTCCATCTCGGGAGGCAAGCC CGCTTATTCCTTCCACGTGAGCGCCGatggccagatgcagcccgtgCCTTTCCCGCCCGACGCTCTGATCGGGCCCGGAATCCCGCGCCACGCCCGTCAGATCAACACGCTGAGTCACGGCGAGGTGGTGTGCGCCGTAACCATTAGCAACCCCACACGCCACGTCTACACGGGCGGTAAAGGCTGCGTGAAGATCTGGGACATCAGCCAACCGGGCAGCAAGAGTCCCGTGTCCCAACTGGACTGTCTG AACAGGGATAACTACATCCGCTCGTGTAAGCTGCTGCCCGATGGCCGCACATTGATCGTGGGAGGCGAGGCCAGCACGCTGACCATCTGGGATCTGGCCTCTCAGACGCCACGCATCAAAGCCGAGCTCACCTCCTCCGCGCCGGCGTGCTACGCCTTGGCCATCAGCCCCGACGCCAAAGTCTGCTTCTCCTGCTGCAGCGACGGAAATATCGCCGTGTGGGATCTCCACAATCAGACGCTCGTCAG GCAGTTCCAAGGTCACACGGACGGCGCGAGCTGCATCGACATCTCCCACGACGGCACCAAACTGTGGACGGGCGGCCTGGACAACACGGTGCGCTCGTGGGATCTGAGGGAGGGTCGCCAGCTGCAGCAGCACGACTTCACCTCGCAG ATCTTCTCGCTGGGCTACTGCCCGACGGGCGAGTGGCTGGCCGTGGGCATGGAAAGCAGCAACGTGGAAGTGCTGCACCACTCCAAACCAGACAAGTATCAGCTGCACCTGCACGAGAGCTGCGTGCTCTCCCTCAAGTTCGCCTACTGTG GGAAATGGTTTGTTAGCACCGGGAAGGACAACCTGCTGAACGCTTGGAGGACTCCCTACGGCGCCAGCATATTCCAG TCCAAGGAATCCTCGTCCGTCCTGAGCTGCGACATCTCCACGGATGACAAGTACATTGTGACGGGCTCTGGTGACAAGAAGGCCACGGTGTACGAGGTGATCTACTGA
- the tle3a gene encoding transducin-like enhancer protein 3-A isoform X3 has protein sequence MYPQGRHPAPHQPGQPGFKFTVAESCDRIKDEFQFLQAQYHSLKVEYDKLANEKTEMQRHYVMYYEMSYGLNIEMHKQTEIAKRLNAILAQIMPFLSQEHQQQVAQAVERAKQVTMTELNAIIGVRGLPNLPLTQQLQAQHLSHAAHGPPVQLPPHPSGLQAPGIPPVTGSGSGLLALGALGGQAHLPVKDEKNHHDLEHRESTNNSISPSESLRTASEKHRSSSDYSLDSKKRKVEEKDSMSRYDSDGEKSDDLVVDVSNEDPATPRASPAHSPPENGIDKPRPPKKDTPNSPASVASSGSTPSSKAKELSHNDKSSTPGLKSNTPTPRNEAPTPGTSSTPGLRPILGKPPGMEALAAPALRTPLSIAGSYPTPFAMMGHHEMNGGLTSPGVYAGLHISPQMSAAAAAAYGRSPMGFDPHTHMRAPGLQSSLTSISGGKPAYSFHVSADGQMQPVPFPPDALIGPGIPRHARQINTLSHGEVVCAVTISNPTRHVYTGGKGCVKIWDISQPGSKSPVSQLDCLNRDNYIRSCKLLPDGRTLIVGGEASTLTIWDLASQTPRIKAELTSSAPACYALAISPDAKVCFSCCSDGNIAVWDLHNQTLVRQFQGHTDGASCIDISHDGTKLWTGGLDNTVRSWDLREGRQLQQHDFTSQIFSLGYCPTGEWLAVGMESSNVEVLHHSKPDKYQLHLHESCVLSLKFAYCGKWFVSTGKDNLLNAWRTPYGASIFQSKESSSVLSCDISTDDKYIVTGSGDKKATVYEVIY, from the exons ATGTATCCGCAAGGCCGACATCCG GCTCCTCATCAGCCCGGCCAGCCCGGCTTCAAATTCACCGTAGCGGAGTCGTGTGACCGAATTAAAGATGAATTCCAGTTCCTCCAAGCCCAGTATCACAG TCTTAAGGTGGAGTACGACAAACTGGCCAATGAGAAGACGGAGATGCAGCGCCACTATGTCATG TACTACGAGATGTCTTACGGACTCAACATTGAGATGCACAAACAG ACGGAGATTGCCAAGCGGCTCAACGCCATTTTAGCGCAAATTATGCCTTTCCTGTCACAAGAG CACCAACAGCAGGTTGCTCAGGCAGTGGAGCGGGCAAAGCAGGTCACTATGACTGAGCTGAATGCCATCATCGGGGTACGTGGACTTCCCAATCTGCCTCTCACC cagcagctccaggCGCAGCACCTCTCTCACGCCGCCCACGGGCCCCCCGTCCAGCTGCCCCCGCATCCCTCCGGCCTGCAAGCTCCCGGCATCCCGCCCGTTACGGGCTCGGGGTCGGGCCTGCTTGCGCTGGGAGCCCTGGGCGGCCAAGCCCACCTTCCGGTGAAGGATGAGAAGAACCACCACGATCTGGAACACAGAG AGAGCACG AATAACTCCATATCGCCATCCGAAAGCTTACGCACGGCCAGCGAGAAGCACCGCAGCTCCTCCGACTACAGTTTGGACTCCAAGAAGCGCAAAGTGGAGGAGAAGGATAGCATGAGCAGATAT GACAGCGATGGAGAAAAAAGTGACGACTTGGTGGTAGATGTTTCGAATGAG GATCCCGCCACGCCTCGGGCCAGCCCGGCGCACTCGCCGCCCGAGAATGGTATCgataagccccgcccccccaaGAAGGACACGCCCAACAGCCCCGCATCAGTGGCGTCCTCTGGAAGCACGCCATCGTCCAAGGCCAAGGAGCTCAGTCAT AATGACAAATCCTCCACGCCTGGCCTCAAGTCCAACACCCCCACCCCGCGCAATGAAGCCCCCACCCCTGGCACCAGCTCCACTCCTGGGCTCAGACCCATCCTGGGCAAACCACCAGGCATGGAGGCTCTCG CCGCCCCGGCCTTGCGGACGCCCCTGTCCATCGCGGGCTCCTACCCGACACCCTTTGCCATGATGGGTCATCACGAAATGAACGGAGGTCTGACCAGTCCCGGCGTCTATGCCGGTCTGCACATTTCCCCTCAGATGAGCGCCGCGGCCGCTGCGGCTTACGGACGCTCCCCCATG GGCTTTGATCCTCACACCCACATGCGAGCCCCAGGACTTCAATCGAGCCTCACGTCCATCTCGGGAGGCAAGCC CGCTTATTCCTTCCACGTGAGCGCCGatggccagatgcagcccgtgCCTTTCCCGCCCGACGCTCTGATCGGGCCCGGAATCCCGCGCCACGCCCGTCAGATCAACACGCTGAGTCACGGCGAGGTGGTGTGCGCCGTAACCATTAGCAACCCCACACGCCACGTCTACACGGGCGGTAAAGGCTGCGTGAAGATCTGGGACATCAGCCAACCGGGCAGCAAGAGTCCCGTGTCCCAACTGGACTGTCTG AACAGGGATAACTACATCCGCTCGTGTAAGCTGCTGCCCGATGGCCGCACATTGATCGTGGGAGGCGAGGCCAGCACGCTGACCATCTGGGATCTGGCCTCTCAGACGCCACGCATCAAAGCCGAGCTCACCTCCTCCGCGCCGGCGTGCTACGCCTTGGCCATCAGCCCCGACGCCAAAGTCTGCTTCTCCTGCTGCAGCGACGGAAATATCGCCGTGTGGGATCTCCACAATCAGACGCTCGTCAG GCAGTTCCAAGGTCACACGGACGGCGCGAGCTGCATCGACATCTCCCACGACGGCACCAAACTGTGGACGGGCGGCCTGGACAACACGGTGCGCTCGTGGGATCTGAGGGAGGGTCGCCAGCTGCAGCAGCACGACTTCACCTCGCAG ATCTTCTCGCTGGGCTACTGCCCGACGGGCGAGTGGCTGGCCGTGGGCATGGAAAGCAGCAACGTGGAAGTGCTGCACCACTCCAAACCAGACAAGTATCAGCTGCACCTGCACGAGAGCTGCGTGCTCTCCCTCAAGTTCGCCTACTGTG GGAAATGGTTTGTTAGCACCGGGAAGGACAACCTGCTGAACGCTTGGAGGACTCCCTACGGCGCCAGCATATTCCAG TCCAAGGAATCCTCGTCCGTCCTGAGCTGCGACATCTCCACGGATGACAAGTACATTGTGACGGGCTCTGGTGACAAGAAGGCCACGGTGTACGAGGTGATCTACTGA
- the tle3a gene encoding transducin-like enhancer protein 3-A isoform X4 — translation MYPQGRHPAPHQPGQPGFKFTVAESCDRIKDEFQFLQAQYHSLKVEYDKLANEKTEMQRHYVMYYEMSYGLNIEMHKQTEIAKRLNAILAQIMPFLSQEHQQQVAQAVERAKQVTMTELNAIIGQQQLQAQHLSHAAHGPPVQLPPHPSGLQAPGIPPVTGSGSGLLALGALGGQAHLPVKDEKNHHDLEHRESTVSVKNNSISPSESLRTASEKHRSSSDYSLDSKKRKVEEKDSMSRYDSDGEKSDDLVVDVSNEDPATPRASPAHSPPENGIDKPRPPKKDTPNSPASVASSGSTPSSKAKELSHNDKSSTPGLKSNTPTPRNEAPTPGTSSTPGLRPILGKPPGMEALAAPALRTPLSIAGSYPTPFAMMGHHEMNGGLTSPGVYAGLHISPQMSAAAAAAYGRSPMGFDPHTHMRAPGLQSSLTSISGGKPAYSFHVSADGQMQPVPFPPDALIGPGIPRHARQINTLSHGEVVCAVTISNPTRHVYTGGKGCVKIWDISQPGSKSPVSQLDCLNRDNYIRSCKLLPDGRTLIVGGEASTLTIWDLASQTPRIKAELTSSAPACYALAISPDAKVCFSCCSDGNIAVWDLHNQTLVRQFQGHTDGASCIDISHDGTKLWTGGLDNTVRSWDLREGRQLQQHDFTSQIFSLGYCPTGEWLAVGMESSNVEVLHHSKPDKYQLHLHESCVLSLKFAYCGKWFVSTGKDNLLNAWRTPYGASIFQSKESSSVLSCDISTDDKYIVTGSGDKKATVYEVIY, via the exons ATGTATCCGCAAGGCCGACATCCG GCTCCTCATCAGCCCGGCCAGCCCGGCTTCAAATTCACCGTAGCGGAGTCGTGTGACCGAATTAAAGATGAATTCCAGTTCCTCCAAGCCCAGTATCACAG TCTTAAGGTGGAGTACGACAAACTGGCCAATGAGAAGACGGAGATGCAGCGCCACTATGTCATG TACTACGAGATGTCTTACGGACTCAACATTGAGATGCACAAACAG ACGGAGATTGCCAAGCGGCTCAACGCCATTTTAGCGCAAATTATGCCTTTCCTGTCACAAGAG CACCAACAGCAGGTTGCTCAGGCAGTGGAGCGGGCAAAGCAGGTCACTATGACTGAGCTGAATGCCATCATCGGG cagcagcagctccaggCGCAGCACCTCTCTCACGCCGCCCACGGGCCCCCCGTCCAGCTGCCCCCGCATCCCTCCGGCCTGCAAGCTCCCGGCATCCCGCCCGTTACGGGCTCGGGGTCGGGCCTGCTTGCGCTGGGAGCCCTGGGCGGCCAAGCCCACCTTCCGGTGAAGGATGAGAAGAACCACCACGATCTGGAACACAGAG AGAGCACGGTGAGTGTGAAA AATAACTCCATATCGCCATCCGAAAGCTTACGCACGGCCAGCGAGAAGCACCGCAGCTCCTCCGACTACAGTTTGGACTCCAAGAAGCGCAAAGTGGAGGAGAAGGATAGCATGAGCAGATAT GACAGCGATGGAGAAAAAAGTGACGACTTGGTGGTAGATGTTTCGAATGAG GATCCCGCCACGCCTCGGGCCAGCCCGGCGCACTCGCCGCCCGAGAATGGTATCgataagccccgcccccccaaGAAGGACACGCCCAACAGCCCCGCATCAGTGGCGTCCTCTGGAAGCACGCCATCGTCCAAGGCCAAGGAGCTCAGTCAT AATGACAAATCCTCCACGCCTGGCCTCAAGTCCAACACCCCCACCCCGCGCAATGAAGCCCCCACCCCTGGCACCAGCTCCACTCCTGGGCTCAGACCCATCCTGGGCAAACCACCAGGCATGGAGGCTCTCG CCGCCCCGGCCTTGCGGACGCCCCTGTCCATCGCGGGCTCCTACCCGACACCCTTTGCCATGATGGGTCATCACGAAATGAACGGAGGTCTGACCAGTCCCGGCGTCTATGCCGGTCTGCACATTTCCCCTCAGATGAGCGCCGCGGCCGCTGCGGCTTACGGACGCTCCCCCATG GGCTTTGATCCTCACACCCACATGCGAGCCCCAGGACTTCAATCGAGCCTCACGTCCATCTCGGGAGGCAAGCC CGCTTATTCCTTCCACGTGAGCGCCGatggccagatgcagcccgtgCCTTTCCCGCCCGACGCTCTGATCGGGCCCGGAATCCCGCGCCACGCCCGTCAGATCAACACGCTGAGTCACGGCGAGGTGGTGTGCGCCGTAACCATTAGCAACCCCACACGCCACGTCTACACGGGCGGTAAAGGCTGCGTGAAGATCTGGGACATCAGCCAACCGGGCAGCAAGAGTCCCGTGTCCCAACTGGACTGTCTG AACAGGGATAACTACATCCGCTCGTGTAAGCTGCTGCCCGATGGCCGCACATTGATCGTGGGAGGCGAGGCCAGCACGCTGACCATCTGGGATCTGGCCTCTCAGACGCCACGCATCAAAGCCGAGCTCACCTCCTCCGCGCCGGCGTGCTACGCCTTGGCCATCAGCCCCGACGCCAAAGTCTGCTTCTCCTGCTGCAGCGACGGAAATATCGCCGTGTGGGATCTCCACAATCAGACGCTCGTCAG GCAGTTCCAAGGTCACACGGACGGCGCGAGCTGCATCGACATCTCCCACGACGGCACCAAACTGTGGACGGGCGGCCTGGACAACACGGTGCGCTCGTGGGATCTGAGGGAGGGTCGCCAGCTGCAGCAGCACGACTTCACCTCGCAG ATCTTCTCGCTGGGCTACTGCCCGACGGGCGAGTGGCTGGCCGTGGGCATGGAAAGCAGCAACGTGGAAGTGCTGCACCACTCCAAACCAGACAAGTATCAGCTGCACCTGCACGAGAGCTGCGTGCTCTCCCTCAAGTTCGCCTACTGTG GGAAATGGTTTGTTAGCACCGGGAAGGACAACCTGCTGAACGCTTGGAGGACTCCCTACGGCGCCAGCATATTCCAG TCCAAGGAATCCTCGTCCGTCCTGAGCTGCGACATCTCCACGGATGACAAGTACATTGTGACGGGCTCTGGTGACAAGAAGGCCACGGTGTACGAGGTGATCTACTGA
- the tle3a gene encoding transducin-like enhancer protein 3-A isoform X1, protein MYPQGRHPAPHQPGQPGFKFTVAESCDRIKDEFQFLQAQYHSLKVEYDKLANEKTEMQRHYVMYYEMSYGLNIEMHKQTEIAKRLNAILAQIMPFLSQEHQQQVAQAVERAKQVTMTELNAIIGVRGLPNLPLTQQQLQAQHLSHAAHGPPVQLPPHPSGLQAPGIPPVTGSGSGLLALGALGGQAHLPVKDEKNHHDLEHRESTVSVKNNSISPSESLRTASEKHRSSSDYSLDSKKRKVEEKDSMSRYDSDGEKSDDLVVDVSNEDPATPRASPAHSPPENGIDKPRPPKKDTPNSPASVASSGSTPSSKAKELSHNDKSSTPGLKSNTPTPRNEAPTPGTSSTPGLRPILGKPPGMEALAAPALRTPLSIAGSYPTPFAMMGHHEMNGGLTSPGVYAGLHISPQMSAAAAAAYGRSPMGFDPHTHMRAPGLQSSLTSISGGKPAYSFHVSADGQMQPVPFPPDALIGPGIPRHARQINTLSHGEVVCAVTISNPTRHVYTGGKGCVKIWDISQPGSKSPVSQLDCLNRDNYIRSCKLLPDGRTLIVGGEASTLTIWDLASQTPRIKAELTSSAPACYALAISPDAKVCFSCCSDGNIAVWDLHNQTLVRQFQGHTDGASCIDISHDGTKLWTGGLDNTVRSWDLREGRQLQQHDFTSQIFSLGYCPTGEWLAVGMESSNVEVLHHSKPDKYQLHLHESCVLSLKFAYCGKWFVSTGKDNLLNAWRTPYGASIFQSKESSSVLSCDISTDDKYIVTGSGDKKATVYEVIY, encoded by the exons ATGTATCCGCAAGGCCGACATCCG GCTCCTCATCAGCCCGGCCAGCCCGGCTTCAAATTCACCGTAGCGGAGTCGTGTGACCGAATTAAAGATGAATTCCAGTTCCTCCAAGCCCAGTATCACAG TCTTAAGGTGGAGTACGACAAACTGGCCAATGAGAAGACGGAGATGCAGCGCCACTATGTCATG TACTACGAGATGTCTTACGGACTCAACATTGAGATGCACAAACAG ACGGAGATTGCCAAGCGGCTCAACGCCATTTTAGCGCAAATTATGCCTTTCCTGTCACAAGAG CACCAACAGCAGGTTGCTCAGGCAGTGGAGCGGGCAAAGCAGGTCACTATGACTGAGCTGAATGCCATCATCGGGGTACGTGGACTTCCCAATCTGCCTCTCACC cagcagcagctccaggCGCAGCACCTCTCTCACGCCGCCCACGGGCCCCCCGTCCAGCTGCCCCCGCATCCCTCCGGCCTGCAAGCTCCCGGCATCCCGCCCGTTACGGGCTCGGGGTCGGGCCTGCTTGCGCTGGGAGCCCTGGGCGGCCAAGCCCACCTTCCGGTGAAGGATGAGAAGAACCACCACGATCTGGAACACAGAG AGAGCACGGTGAGTGTGAAA AATAACTCCATATCGCCATCCGAAAGCTTACGCACGGCCAGCGAGAAGCACCGCAGCTCCTCCGACTACAGTTTGGACTCCAAGAAGCGCAAAGTGGAGGAGAAGGATAGCATGAGCAGATAT GACAGCGATGGAGAAAAAAGTGACGACTTGGTGGTAGATGTTTCGAATGAG GATCCCGCCACGCCTCGGGCCAGCCCGGCGCACTCGCCGCCCGAGAATGGTATCgataagccccgcccccccaaGAAGGACACGCCCAACAGCCCCGCATCAGTGGCGTCCTCTGGAAGCACGCCATCGTCCAAGGCCAAGGAGCTCAGTCAT AATGACAAATCCTCCACGCCTGGCCTCAAGTCCAACACCCCCACCCCGCGCAATGAAGCCCCCACCCCTGGCACCAGCTCCACTCCTGGGCTCAGACCCATCCTGGGCAAACCACCAGGCATGGAGGCTCTCG CCGCCCCGGCCTTGCGGACGCCCCTGTCCATCGCGGGCTCCTACCCGACACCCTTTGCCATGATGGGTCATCACGAAATGAACGGAGGTCTGACCAGTCCCGGCGTCTATGCCGGTCTGCACATTTCCCCTCAGATGAGCGCCGCGGCCGCTGCGGCTTACGGACGCTCCCCCATG GGCTTTGATCCTCACACCCACATGCGAGCCCCAGGACTTCAATCGAGCCTCACGTCCATCTCGGGAGGCAAGCC CGCTTATTCCTTCCACGTGAGCGCCGatggccagatgcagcccgtgCCTTTCCCGCCCGACGCTCTGATCGGGCCCGGAATCCCGCGCCACGCCCGTCAGATCAACACGCTGAGTCACGGCGAGGTGGTGTGCGCCGTAACCATTAGCAACCCCACACGCCACGTCTACACGGGCGGTAAAGGCTGCGTGAAGATCTGGGACATCAGCCAACCGGGCAGCAAGAGTCCCGTGTCCCAACTGGACTGTCTG AACAGGGATAACTACATCCGCTCGTGTAAGCTGCTGCCCGATGGCCGCACATTGATCGTGGGAGGCGAGGCCAGCACGCTGACCATCTGGGATCTGGCCTCTCAGACGCCACGCATCAAAGCCGAGCTCACCTCCTCCGCGCCGGCGTGCTACGCCTTGGCCATCAGCCCCGACGCCAAAGTCTGCTTCTCCTGCTGCAGCGACGGAAATATCGCCGTGTGGGATCTCCACAATCAGACGCTCGTCAG GCAGTTCCAAGGTCACACGGACGGCGCGAGCTGCATCGACATCTCCCACGACGGCACCAAACTGTGGACGGGCGGCCTGGACAACACGGTGCGCTCGTGGGATCTGAGGGAGGGTCGCCAGCTGCAGCAGCACGACTTCACCTCGCAG ATCTTCTCGCTGGGCTACTGCCCGACGGGCGAGTGGCTGGCCGTGGGCATGGAAAGCAGCAACGTGGAAGTGCTGCACCACTCCAAACCAGACAAGTATCAGCTGCACCTGCACGAGAGCTGCGTGCTCTCCCTCAAGTTCGCCTACTGTG GGAAATGGTTTGTTAGCACCGGGAAGGACAACCTGCTGAACGCTTGGAGGACTCCCTACGGCGCCAGCATATTCCAG TCCAAGGAATCCTCGTCCGTCCTGAGCTGCGACATCTCCACGGATGACAAGTACATTGTGACGGGCTCTGGTGACAAGAAGGCCACGGTGTACGAGGTGATCTACTGA